One window of Dysgonomonas mossii genomic DNA carries:
- a CDS encoding YbaN family protein, with translation MKKYLFIILGLISLGLGLLGIVTPGLPTTPFILLTGVLFAKSSPRLHQKLLDHKITGPYIRRVNNGFSTKGLIISISIMWTMIILTTLVVFKSNQTMQLVMLGLGFVGTVSQIIVLRKRKKKEKVLLTLDNEEKDNNKLKAS, from the coding sequence ATGAAAAAGTATTTATTTATAATATTAGGCTTAATCTCATTAGGCCTTGGACTATTGGGAATAGTAACTCCGGGACTTCCAACCACACCATTTATCCTTCTTACCGGCGTCTTATTTGCTAAGAGCTCGCCTCGTCTTCATCAGAAATTGTTAGATCATAAGATTACAGGTCCATATATAAGGCGGGTTAATAATGGCTTTAGTACAAAAGGGTTGATTATATCCATTAGTATCATGTGGACTATGATAATCCTTACTACATTAGTTGTGTTTAAAAGTAATCAGACAATGCAACTCGTAATGTTGGGATTAGGTTTTGTCGGTACTGTTTCTCAAATAATTGTTTTACGTAAGAGAAAAAAGAAAGAAAAGGTTCTGTTAACACTTGATAACGAAGAAAAAGATAATAATAAGCTGAAGGCCTCTTAA
- a CDS encoding alpha/beta hydrolase → MVKIAIRFLAIALAFYIIFCGAFYFFQERFLFYPDKLGKDYKFNFKENFEGLYIQTDNGIKLNGLLFRAHESKGLIFYLHGNAGALDSWGSVASLYTELGYDVFLLDYRGFGKSEGEIRSQRRLFEDVQTAYNKMKELYDEDNIIVLGYSIGTCPATWLASANNPHLLILQAPYYSMTGIIQGICPVIPRFLVKYKLETYKYITNCRMPIVIFHGDADMVINYKNSIMLSSLFKKEDSLVILTNEGHNGITYNEQYKKNLIDLLSK, encoded by the coding sequence ATGGTAAAAATTGCGATTCGGTTTCTTGCTATAGCATTAGCTTTTTATATAATATTTTGCGGTGCTTTCTACTTTTTCCAAGAACGGTTCTTGTTCTATCCTGATAAGTTAGGCAAAGATTATAAATTCAATTTTAAGGAAAATTTTGAGGGGCTATATATACAAACAGACAATGGGATAAAGCTGAATGGACTACTTTTCAGAGCACATGAATCTAAAGGGTTAATTTTCTATCTGCATGGCAACGCCGGAGCTTTAGATTCATGGGGAAGTGTGGCTTCTCTTTATACAGAGTTAGGATACGATGTATTTTTATTGGATTATAGAGGTTTTGGCAAAAGTGAAGGAGAAATTCGTAGTCAGAGAAGATTATTCGAAGATGTACAAACGGCCTATAATAAAATGAAAGAATTGTATGATGAGGATAACATTATTGTATTAGGCTATTCGATAGGTACATGCCCCGCAACTTGGCTGGCATCAGCCAATAATCCCCACTTATTAATTCTACAAGCTCCGTACTATTCTATGACTGGTATCATTCAAGGTATCTGCCCCGTCATCCCTCGCTTTTTGGTAAAATATAAATTAGAGACATATAAATATATTACTAATTGTAGAATGCCCATTGTTATTTTTCATGGAGACGCAGACATGGTTATAAATTATAAGAATTCGATAATGCTTAGCTCCTTGTTCAAAAAAGAAGATTCGTTAGTCATATTAACGAATGAAGGACATAATGGCATAACATATAATGAACAATATAAGAAAAATTTGATTGACCTCCTGTCAAAATGA
- the prmA gene encoding 50S ribosomal protein L11 methyltransferase, translated as MKYTEVTFTCSPNDEIVNSILSATIADIGFESFVENELGTTAYIQSDLFEEAQLNEILENFPYEAKITYTYKEIEEKNWNEEWEKNYFQPLIIDDKCIIQSTFHNAPAIYDYNIYIDPKMAFGTGHHQTTELMIREILKEDFTGRSLLDMGTGTAILAILASMRGAGPIEAIDIDQWAYDNAMENIKLNGIDNITVRIGGADLLADMAFDVILANINRNILLNDIHAYASVLNNGGCLYMSGFYIDDIPVITEECKKHGLAFCHNTQKDNWTAVKFQKA; from the coding sequence ATGAAATATACAGAAGTGACTTTTACGTGCTCTCCCAACGACGAGATAGTTAACAGCATTCTATCTGCAACTATTGCTGATATAGGCTTTGAGAGCTTTGTTGAGAACGAACTGGGGACTACGGCATACATTCAAAGCGATTTGTTTGAAGAGGCTCAATTGAACGAAATTTTAGAAAATTTTCCTTACGAAGCAAAGATAACTTATACCTATAAGGAGATTGAAGAGAAAAATTGGAACGAAGAATGGGAAAAAAACTATTTTCAGCCTTTGATTATCGATGATAAATGCATAATACAAAGCACCTTTCATAATGCTCCGGCGATATATGACTATAACATATATATAGATCCTAAAATGGCATTTGGAACCGGTCATCATCAAACTACCGAGCTGATGATAAGAGAAATATTGAAAGAAGACTTCACCGGAAGATCTTTGCTTGATATGGGTACCGGGACAGCTATCCTGGCTATCTTAGCCTCAATGCGTGGAGCCGGACCGATTGAAGCAATAGATATTGATCAGTGGGCATACGACAATGCGATGGAGAATATAAAATTGAATGGCATAGATAATATTACGGTTAGGATAGGAGGGGCAGACCTGCTCGCGGATATGGCTTTTGATGTTATATTAGCCAATATCAATCGAAATATTCTGCTGAATGATATTCATGCTTATGCATCTGTTTTAAACAACGGTGGATGCTTGTATATGAGCGGATTCTATATTGATGATATCCCCGTTATAACCGAAGAATGCAAAAAACATGGGTTGGCATTCTGTCACAATACACAAAAAGATAATTGGACTGCAGTGAAATTCCAAAAGGCCTAA
- a CDS encoding cytochrome ubiquinol oxidase subunit I, translating to MELLNASLIDWSRGQFAMTAMYHWLFVPLTLGLGVIMAIMETMYVRTGNEQWKKTAKFWMTIFGINFAIGVATGIIMEFQFGTNWSNYSWFVGDIFGAPLAIEAIVAFFMEATFISIMFFGWKRVSKKVHLAATWLTITGATLSAVWILVANAWMQFPVGMEFNPDTTRNEMVDFWAVALSPVAINKFFHTVLSSWILGAVFVMGIAAWYMLKKRDTEFAQQSMKVATVFGLIASLLTIYTGHGSAVQVAEKQPMKLAVMEGLYEGGTNEGLVLFGIPNPSKKSFNDGEDAFLFPPIKLPGALSLIAFYDTEAYVPGIKDIIDGGYPKPDGTTALSFAEMQSKGKAAIQALADYKKAKKDGDDASAVQYKETLKANFAYFGYGYLDSPEQLVPNLSKTVYWSFHIMVYLGGYFILLFMVMTFFVYRRKDLEQKKWLLWICLWTIPLVYVASQAGWLVAEVGRQPWAIQDVLPLQAAVSAVSTQSVVITFCLFLALFTALLIAEIRIMLNQIKKGPAGSH from the coding sequence ATGGAACTACTAAATGCATCGTTAATAGACTGGTCTAGAGGTCAGTTTGCTATGACAGCAATGTATCACTGGTTGTTTGTTCCTTTGACATTGGGTCTGGGGGTCATTATGGCAATCATGGAGACAATGTATGTGCGTACAGGCAATGAACAGTGGAAAAAAACTGCGAAATTTTGGATGACTATTTTTGGTATCAACTTTGCTATCGGAGTTGCTACAGGGATTATCATGGAATTTCAGTTTGGTACCAACTGGTCAAACTACAGCTGGTTTGTAGGAGATATCTTTGGTGCGCCATTGGCTATTGAAGCTATTGTTGCATTCTTTATGGAGGCAACATTTATTTCCATCATGTTCTTTGGATGGAAACGTGTAAGCAAGAAGGTGCACTTGGCTGCCACTTGGTTAACTATTACAGGAGCAACCCTGTCTGCTGTATGGATATTGGTGGCTAATGCTTGGATGCAATTTCCTGTTGGCATGGAGTTTAATCCGGACACAACTCGTAACGAAATGGTTGACTTCTGGGCTGTAGCCTTGTCGCCGGTAGCTATAAACAAATTTTTCCATACAGTCCTTTCCAGCTGGATCTTGGGAGCTGTATTTGTGATGGGTATAGCTGCATGGTATATGCTTAAAAAAAGGGACACAGAGTTTGCTCAACAAAGTATGAAGGTTGCTACAGTTTTCGGATTGATAGCATCGTTACTTACTATTTATACAGGTCACGGTTCGGCTGTACAGGTTGCAGAAAAACAACCGATGAAACTGGCTGTAATGGAGGGTCTCTATGAAGGGGGCACAAACGAAGGATTGGTACTTTTTGGTATTCCGAATCCTTCTAAAAAATCATTCAATGACGGAGAAGATGCGTTCTTATTCCCTCCAATTAAACTTCCGGGTGCACTCTCTCTAATCGCATTCTATGATACGGAGGCATACGTGCCGGGTATTAAAGATATCATAGATGGGGGGTATCCAAAACCGGATGGAACAACCGCCTTGTCTTTTGCCGAAATGCAATCTAAAGGTAAAGCTGCGATACAGGCATTGGCAGACTATAAGAAGGCTAAAAAAGACGGAGATGATGCTTCGGCTGTACAATATAAAGAAACATTGAAAGCTAACTTTGCTTACTTCGGGTATGGCTATCTTGATAGCCCCGAGCAGTTAGTTCCTAACTTATCTAAAACCGTATATTGGAGTTTCCATATTATGGTTTATCTGGGTGGATATTTTATCCTATTGTTCATGGTTATGACATTCTTTGTTTATCGAAGAAAAGATCTTGAGCAGAAAAAGTGGCTTTTGTGGATTTGTCTTTGGACCATCCCATTGGTATATGTTGCAAGTCAGGCGGGATGGTTAGTTGCCGAAGTGGGGCGTCAGCCTTGGGCTATACAAGATGTACTTCCTCTACAAGCTGCAGTGTCTGCGGTATCTACTCAATCTGTAGTGATAACATTCTGTTTGTTTTTGGCATTGTTTACCGCACTGCTTATTGCAGAGATCCGTATTATGCTGAACCAAATTAAAAAAGGACCGGCAGGCTCACACTAA
- a CDS encoding PfkB family carbohydrate kinase, producing the protein MQKHDLCCIGHITLDKVVTPKSTVHMPGGTAFYFSHAIRHFTDINYTLVASLAQSEMSVVDDLRSKDVDVHVVPSKHSVYFENIYEENQNNRTQRVLAKADPFSVDALKDIEANIFLLGALLADDFSLELVEYLSKKGLIAIDSQGYLREVRDQNVYPIDWANKEEILKHVHVLKVNDLEMEVLTGMKDIKQASKQLHAWGVKEVLVTLGSLGSVIYDGNNFYKIPAYKPKDVVDATGCGDTYVTGYLYQRAKGATIEDAGKFAAAMATIKIEGSGPFNGTKEDVEDRIKNAEQIIPEF; encoded by the coding sequence ATGCAAAAACATGATCTTTGTTGCATTGGGCATATTACTTTAGATAAAGTAGTTACACCCAAAAGCACAGTGCATATGCCCGGCGGTACGGCTTTTTATTTTTCACACGCTATTCGTCATTTTACCGATATAAATTATACATTGGTAGCATCGCTGGCTCAGTCAGAAATGTCTGTAGTGGACGATTTACGTTCAAAAGACGTAGATGTGCATGTAGTACCGAGTAAGCACTCTGTCTATTTTGAAAACATCTATGAAGAGAATCAGAATAACCGAACTCAACGAGTGTTGGCAAAAGCTGATCCTTTTTCTGTTGACGCACTAAAAGATATAGAAGCCAACATATTCCTTTTAGGTGCTTTACTTGCCGATGATTTCTCATTGGAACTGGTAGAATATCTTTCTAAAAAAGGCTTGATAGCGATAGACTCTCAAGGGTATTTAAGAGAGGTGAGAGACCAAAATGTCTACCCGATAGACTGGGCTAATAAAGAAGAGATACTAAAACATGTTCATGTTCTGAAAGTGAATGATCTGGAAATGGAAGTTCTTACAGGCATGAAAGATATTAAACAGGCATCAAAACAGCTTCACGCTTGGGGAGTAAAAGAAGTTTTGGTTACTTTAGGCAGTCTGGGTTCTGTAATCTATGATGGAAACAACTTCTATAAAATACCGGCCTATAAGCCGAAAGATGTAGTGGACGCGACAGGGTGTGGCGATACTTACGTTACAGGTTACTTATATCAAAGAGCTAAAGGAGCAACAATAGAAGACGCCGGAAAGTTTGCAGCAGCTATGGCCACGATAAAAATAGAAGGATCGGGCCCTTTCAACGGAACAAAAGAAGATGTTGAAGATCGGATTAAGAATGCCGAACAGATTATACCGGAATTTTAA
- a CDS encoding MFS transporter, which produces MTSEIQPAYSKQRIRYAVLSIFIAQGLCFASWASRLPDIKKDFNVESYLHYGLLMFLLPMGKFIAIPAVGFLLPRLGSKKTVLISIIGYALSLFLVSIVPGITGLGITLFLFGIFWNMTDISLNTQAIEVERIYGKPIIATFHASWSLSACIGAIIGYSMINLNVITFYHFLGMALLAIAIVMLNYKYLQEPAKAVEKDENLNVAQGSKAKTGKLHLPETLLIQLGLVWLLALIVENTMFEWSDVYFQSVIKAPESLQVGFLVFMVMMFAGRMLTNFAYTIWQKKTVLQIAGALIFAGFIISSLFIGYSDALITKVIITSIGFMLIGLGISCVVPTIYSIVGDKAKTPVGTALTIMSSISFVGPFISPLLVGSVSDAYGPKWAYLIMSIVGLLIIAAVSFVKNLRK; this is translated from the coding sequence ATGACTTCAGAAATACAACCGGCATATTCGAAACAAAGAATTAGATATGCTGTTTTATCTATTTTTATTGCTCAAGGATTATGCTTTGCCAGTTGGGCCAGCCGCCTTCCGGATATAAAGAAAGATTTTAATGTCGAAAGTTATCTACATTACGGACTATTAATGTTTCTCCTTCCGATGGGAAAGTTTATCGCTATTCCTGCAGTTGGTTTTCTACTTCCTCGTTTAGGTAGTAAAAAAACTGTTTTAATTAGCATTATCGGATATGCGCTGTCCTTGTTTTTGGTTAGTATTGTACCCGGAATTACAGGATTAGGGATAACATTGTTCTTGTTCGGTATATTTTGGAATATGACTGATATTTCGTTGAATACGCAGGCTATTGAAGTTGAACGTATATACGGGAAGCCCATAATTGCGACATTTCATGCGAGTTGGAGCTTATCTGCGTGTATAGGTGCTATTATTGGTTATTCGATGATCAATCTGAATGTTATTACTTTCTATCATTTTCTAGGTATGGCTTTGCTTGCTATAGCGATTGTTATGCTTAATTACAAATATCTGCAAGAACCTGCTAAAGCTGTTGAAAAGGACGAGAATTTAAATGTTGCGCAAGGTTCCAAAGCGAAAACAGGCAAATTGCATCTCCCTGAGACGCTTCTCATACAGCTTGGATTGGTATGGCTATTGGCTCTTATCGTTGAAAATACAATGTTTGAATGGAGCGATGTGTATTTTCAGTCTGTGATCAAGGCACCGGAATCATTGCAAGTTGGATTTCTTGTATTTATGGTGATGATGTTTGCGGGGCGTATGCTCACTAACTTTGCATATACTATTTGGCAGAAAAAGACAGTGTTGCAAATAGCAGGGGCACTTATTTTTGCAGGATTTATAATTTCGTCCCTTTTTATCGGATATTCCGACGCTTTAATCACCAAAGTAATTATTACGTCTATAGGGTTTATGCTCATCGGTTTAGGGATTTCTTGCGTTGTGCCTACTATCTACAGTATTGTAGGAGATAAGGCTAAAACTCCGGTGGGAACGGCGTTAACTATCATGTCGAGTATTAGTTTCGTTGGTCCATTTATCTCTCCATTGCTTGTAGGTTCTGTATCCGATGCTTACGGACCCAAATGGGCATATCTTATTATGAGTATAGTCGGATTACTGATAATAGCTGCAGTATCGTTCGTGAAGAATTTAAGAAAATAG
- a CDS encoding DUF3467 domain-containing protein: MENNDQNNQIQIELPDDIAQGIYSNLAIIAHSSSEFVIDFVRILPGMPKAKVQSRIVITPEHAKRLLYALNENINRFESQNGSIQVDNSAGFLPPINGPIGEA, from the coding sequence ATGGAGAACAACGATCAGAACAATCAAATTCAAATAGAACTGCCGGATGATATTGCACAAGGCATATATTCTAATCTGGCTATTATAGCCCATTCGTCATCAGAATTTGTTATCGATTTTGTACGTATTTTGCCCGGTATGCCCAAAGCCAAAGTACAATCGAGAATAGTAATTACCCCTGAACATGCGAAACGCCTGTTGTATGCTCTGAATGAAAACATTAACCGATTTGAATCTCAAAATGGATCCATACAAGTTGATAATTCGGCAGGTTTTTTACCACCGATAAACGGTCCTATTGGAGAAGCTTAA
- a CDS encoding cytochrome d ubiquinol oxidase subunit II, with amino-acid sequence MDYSFLQHYWWFLICLIGGIFAFLLFVQGGQSMLFSLAKDEKERMILVNALGRKWEYTFTTLVTFGGALFASFPLFYSTSFGGAYWVWMAILFCFVLQAVSYEFQSKPGNVFGRNTYRWFLFCNGLLGTFLVGAALATFFTGSDFTVNKGNMTDVLNPVISRWGTEWHGLEALADARCWLLGLTVFFLARTLACLFFINRLQDATLVSRSRKYLLLNAIPFVVFFLAFVIWTFLAKGYAVDPVTKVVELVQYKYLLNMIEMPIVGVVFLVGVLLVLFGIGKTLLSKEYHSGIWFSGVGTVLTVCMLLLITGFNNTAYYPSSTDLQSSLTIENSSSSEFTLTVMSVVSLFVPFVLGYIIYAWNSLEKKKFDVKDLKDDGHVY; translated from the coding sequence ATGGATTATTCATTTTTACAACATTATTGGTGGTTCCTTATATGCCTGATCGGGGGGATATTTGCATTCCTCTTGTTTGTTCAGGGTGGACAGTCGATGCTTTTCTCATTAGCAAAAGACGAAAAGGAACGCATGATATTGGTAAATGCATTAGGCCGTAAATGGGAATATACCTTTACTACCCTTGTGACATTTGGAGGTGCATTGTTTGCGTCCTTTCCATTGTTCTACTCTACCAGCTTTGGTGGTGCATATTGGGTATGGATGGCTATTTTATTCTGCTTCGTATTGCAAGCTGTATCATACGAATTTCAGTCGAAACCGGGCAATGTATTTGGGCGTAATACTTACAGATGGTTCTTGTTTTGCAACGGACTATTAGGTACTTTTCTTGTAGGTGCGGCATTAGCCACATTCTTTACAGGATCAGATTTTACGGTGAACAAAGGAAATATGACAGATGTTTTGAATCCTGTTATCAGCCGTTGGGGTACTGAATGGCACGGACTTGAGGCTCTTGCTGACGCTCGTTGCTGGTTGCTAGGATTGACAGTGTTTTTCCTTGCCCGTACATTGGCTTGTTTGTTCTTTATCAACCGTCTTCAAGATGCTACTTTAGTAAGTCGTTCCAGAAAATATTTATTACTTAATGCAATTCCTTTTGTCGTGTTCTTTCTTGCATTTGTTATATGGACATTCTTAGCAAAAGGTTATGCTGTAGATCCTGTGACGAAAGTAGTGGAGCTTGTACAATACAAATACTTATTAAACATGATAGAAATGCCAATTGTAGGAGTTGTATTCCTTGTTGGGGTTCTGCTGGTACTGTTTGGTATTGGTAAAACATTATTAAGTAAGGAATATCATTCCGGTATTTGGTTTAGTGGCGTGGGTACAGTGCTAACAGTATGTATGTTGTTGCTTATTACAGGCTTTAACAATACTGCTTACTATCCATCTTCTACAGATCTTCAGAGTTCCCTGACTATCGAAAATTCTTCATCGAGTGAGTTTACCCTTACCGTGATGAGTGTAGTTTCTTTATTTGTTCCATTTGTATTAGGATATATTATCTATGCTTGGAACTCTTTAGAGAAGAAAAAATTCGATG
- the ald gene encoding alanine dehydrogenase, giving the protein MKIGIPKELKAFENRVAVTPAGVHELVVCGHEVYIEAGAGLGSGINDTDYTASGAKILTTAEEIYAISDMIVKVKEPIPQEYHLIRENQIVFTYFHFASSLELTEAMIKSKAICIAYETVELPDRSLPLLIPMSEVAGRMAIQEGARFLEKPHLGKGVLLGGVPGVKPAHVIVIGGGIVGAQSAKIAAGIGAKVTILDKSLPRLRYLSDIMPANVTTRYSDTHTIKELIKDADLIVGAVLIAGDKAPQVISRAMLKDMQPGTVMVDVAIDQGGCFETSKPTTHLDPVFVIDDVVHYCVANIPGAVPMTSTLALTNATLPYALNLANMGWEAACREHKDLSKGLNIVKGDVVYKAVAQNFGLEYKEFQF; this is encoded by the coding sequence ATGAAAATTGGTATTCCTAAAGAGCTGAAAGCATTTGAAAATCGCGTTGCCGTTACGCCGGCAGGTGTGCATGAGTTGGTTGTCTGTGGACATGAGGTATATATAGAAGCCGGAGCCGGACTTGGCAGCGGAATCAATGATACTGATTACACAGCTTCCGGTGCTAAAATATTAACTACGGCAGAAGAAATTTATGCCATTTCGGATATGATTGTGAAGGTTAAGGAACCTATCCCGCAAGAATATCATCTTATCCGCGAGAATCAAATAGTGTTTACGTATTTCCATTTTGCATCGAGTCTTGAGCTAACAGAAGCTATGATAAAAAGCAAAGCTATCTGTATCGCATACGAGACCGTTGAATTGCCTGACCGCTCGTTACCGCTACTTATACCGATGAGTGAAGTGGCCGGACGTATGGCTATTCAAGAAGGTGCTCGTTTCCTCGAAAAGCCGCATCTGGGAAAAGGCGTCTTGCTTGGTGGTGTTCCGGGTGTGAAACCTGCGCACGTAATTGTAATAGGTGGTGGTATTGTTGGAGCCCAGTCGGCTAAAATAGCTGCCGGAATAGGTGCAAAAGTAACCATTCTGGATAAGAGCCTTCCACGTCTTCGCTATTTGAGCGATATTATGCCGGCCAATGTTACAACAAGATATTCTGATACGCATACAATAAAAGAATTGATAAAGGATGCAGACCTTATAGTGGGCGCTGTGCTTATTGCTGGCGATAAGGCTCCTCAGGTAATATCGAGGGCAATGCTCAAAGATATGCAGCCGGGAACCGTTATGGTGGATGTGGCTATCGACCAAGGTGGCTGTTTTGAGACATCAAAACCAACAACGCATTTAGATCCTGTGTTTGTTATTGATGATGTAGTGCATTACTGTGTTGCCAATATACCGGGAGCTGTTCCGATGACTTCAACGTTAGCTTTGACTAATGCTACTTTGCCGTATGCATTAAATCTGGCTAATATGGGCTGGGAGGCAGCATGCCGTGAGCATAAAGATCTAAGCAAAGGATTGAATATTGTAAAAGGAGACGTTGTATATAAGGCCGTTGCTCAAAACTTCGGACTAGAATACAAAGAGTTTCAATTTTAA
- a CDS encoding alpha/beta fold hydrolase, with protein sequence MKAIFIICFIFILISNRAVAQPGKADANGITIAYETFGDPQNETIVLIQGTGATLLHYPAELCEKLAANNFYVIRFDNRDIGLSTHLDSLGQPDWATIASHIGTCNDASLPYTLFDMSKDVTGLMDALKIDKAHIVGASMGGAIAQLIAIHFPGRVLSLTSMSASTGNPLRPQGDANALKAMATPPPQTSDADLIANYLVGVYKALGGIDSDEVLKERALNHVKNRNWKPESVNRQVAAVLIGDYCDRREQLKQISLPTLVIQGDADPIVPLEAGKEVAVSIPNSKLCIVEGMGHDISLSFVDEIAKCMIQFIQQSNN encoded by the coding sequence ATGAAAGCCATTTTTATTATCTGTTTTATATTTATTCTTATCTCGAATAGAGCTGTAGCTCAACCGGGGAAGGCAGATGCAAATGGAATAACTATTGCTTATGAAACTTTTGGCGATCCCCAAAACGAAACGATTGTCTTAATACAGGGAACAGGAGCAACCTTACTGCATTATCCTGCCGAGCTATGTGAAAAGTTAGCTGCAAATAATTTCTATGTTATTCGCTTCGATAATAGGGATATAGGCTTGTCTACTCACCTTGATTCATTGGGGCAGCCCGACTGGGCAACTATCGCGTCTCATATAGGTACTTGCAATGATGCTTCATTGCCCTATACTCTGTTTGATATGTCTAAAGATGTAACAGGCTTGATGGATGCTCTAAAGATTGATAAGGCTCATATCGTAGGCGCATCGATGGGTGGTGCTATTGCCCAATTAATAGCAATTCATTTTCCGGGGAGAGTTCTCTCTCTGACAAGTATGAGTGCTTCGACTGGTAATCCTTTACGACCTCAAGGTGATGCAAATGCGCTGAAAGCCATGGCAACACCTCCTCCTCAAACGTCTGATGCAGATTTAATCGCAAATTATCTGGTCGGTGTTTATAAGGCTTTGGGGGGAATCGATTCTGATGAGGTACTGAAAGAAAGGGCTTTGAATCATGTAAAAAACAGAAACTGGAAACCGGAAAGCGTAAACAGGCAAGTCGCAGCAGTATTGATAGGAGACTACTGCGATAGGAGAGAACAACTGAAGCAGATAAGCCTCCCAACATTAGTTATACAAGGTGATGCAGATCCAATAGTGCCATTGGAAGCAGGGAAAGAGGTTGCGGTATCTATTCCAAATTCTAAGCTATGTATAGTCGAAGGAATGGGACATGATATTTCCCTCTCATTTGTTGATGAAATAGCAAAGTGTATGATTCAGTTTATACAACAATCAAACAATTAG
- a CDS encoding aminopeptidase C has protein sequence MKKHLFTGFLLCFSLAVSSQSITEKELQEIQSSFKEDPATKAIQNVLTSNANITANALNNNLQGKIDHYFKYRVNVKGITDQKSSGRCWMFTSMNVLRPSIIDKYNLSEFDFSHNYLYFWDIFEKSNLFLENIIATSKDSFNDRTVEYLFKSPVSDGGVWNLYYNLGQKYGVVPQEVMPETAHSNNTRQMINLVNEKLRRGGYNLREQAALGKKTQELRNEKATILKDVYRILVLCLGEPPKQFTWRYKDKNGSVKELSSYTPQQFYKQITPEDYSPSNYIMIMNDPTREYYKLYEIQNYKNTIEGINWIYLNLPNEDIKKAALASIKSNEPMYASCDVGKQMNRESGILDPEMYDYESLLGVNLSMDKKARILTRQSGSTHAMTLVGCDTDMSDQPIKWEFENSWGAASGNKGYLTFTDKWFSEYMFRIVVHKKYLDAKAQSCLTQKPIQLPMWDYMN, from the coding sequence ATGAAAAAACATCTATTCACGGGATTTTTGCTATGTTTTTCTCTTGCTGTTTCTTCTCAAAGTATCACCGAGAAAGAATTACAGGAAATACAGTCTAGCTTTAAAGAAGACCCCGCTACTAAGGCTATCCAAAACGTTCTGACATCAAATGCCAACATTACTGCAAATGCATTAAACAACAACCTTCAAGGGAAAATAGACCATTACTTCAAATATCGGGTAAATGTTAAAGGTATCACTGATCAAAAAAGTTCGGGACGGTGCTGGATGTTTACGTCCATGAATGTATTGCGCCCTTCCATCATCGATAAATACAATCTGAGTGAATTTGACTTCTCTCACAATTATCTATATTTCTGGGATATATTTGAAAAATCAAATTTATTTTTAGAAAATATAATCGCAACAAGCAAAGATTCTTTCAATGATCGCACCGTAGAATATCTCTTCAAGTCACCTGTAAGTGATGGTGGGGTTTGGAATCTATATTACAATCTTGGACAAAAATATGGTGTTGTACCTCAAGAAGTAATGCCGGAAACAGCACACTCGAATAACACGAGACAGATGATTAACCTTGTAAACGAAAAACTGCGTCGAGGAGGATATAATCTTCGCGAACAAGCAGCTTTAGGGAAAAAGACCCAGGAGTTAAGAAACGAAAAAGCAACTATCTTGAAGGATGTATACCGGATTCTGGTTCTTTGCCTTGGCGAGCCCCCAAAACAGTTTACATGGAGATATAAGGATAAAAACGGAAGCGTAAAAGAACTCAGCAGCTATACGCCTCAACAGTTTTATAAACAGATTACACCGGAAGATTATTCTCCGAGCAACTATATAATGATAATGAATGATCCTACACGTGAATATTACAAGTTGTATGAGATCCAGAATTATAAAAACACAATAGAAGGTATAAACTGGATATATCTGAACTTGCCAAATGAAGATATTAAGAAAGCAGCATTAGCCTCTATAAAAAGCAATGAGCCGATGTACGCTTCATGCGATGTTGGCAAACAAATGAATAGAGAATCAGGTATATTAGATCCCGAAATGTATGATTATGAATCATTGCTGGGTGTAAACTTGTCGATGGACAAAAAAGCGCGCATTTTAACCCGCCAAAGTGGATCGACACATGCCATGACTCTTGTTGGATGTGATACGGATATGAGCGATCAGCCGATTAAATGGGAGTTTGAAAATAGTTGGGGTGCAGCATCAGGGAATAAGGGATACTTAACTTTTACTGATAAATGGTTCAGCGAGTATATGTTTCGTATAGTGGTACATAAGAAGTATTTGGATGCGAAGGCTCAAAGTTGTTTGACTCAAAAACCGATACAGTTACCAATGTGGGATTATATGAACTAG